Genomic window (Procambarus clarkii isolate CNS0578487 chromosome 64, FALCON_Pclarkii_2.0, whole genome shotgun sequence):
tctgataacatatacaaatataatctttatttgtgaatatttgttaattaagcaatatatcagagggcgtgtagggttcggtgttcaatgaacgaaaaggactggatcactgtgtacaggaggctgatatggcagcaaacactctcctggcgaccatatttcttggataagtcgctccacacaattgtcgcttggaccgtcgacttcctatggcgtcacctctcacatatttacgtctaatttcgttatgaaattagattatttcagagtaaaaataggtttgatcatgttctatgtgtagcaccaacattacagtaagtaaatatgccatatttcttcattacttacgtaatgctaggacgatttgggtagttttggcctgatttggggtgattggggtaattctatggaccgcgcgtggcgtttcgggcaggtccctggaacacgatccccgccgcgaagaatcgttgttacaaccaagtacacattttactgttgagttaaacagaggcttcagttaaggatttgcgcccagtaaatcctccccggccaggatacgaacccatgacagcgctcgcggaacgccaggcgagtgtcttaccactgcaccacggagactctatgaagactcacaggatggtgcatacggGTGATAGGCGTtttgaatgtgccgagtgtgggaaGCTATTCAAtctgcttggaaatatgaagaaccACATGGTAGTGCATTCAAGTGATAAACCtcatcagtgtccagagtgtggaaagagatttaaGCATCTAGTAgggatgaagactcacaggatggtgcatacaggtgaaagaccttttgaatgtgccgagtgtggcaaacatTTTAGAACACGTGGAGCTATAATACGTCATTTACGAGCTTGTGCATTTTGGTGATCGTCCTCTATGAGTgtctagagtgtgggaagagattcaagcaGCTTAGACATGTGAAGTAGCACAAGATAATACAAGGGAGGTGTTAGTGTACAACAACTCAAGATTGTTCAAAgttaaataaatatttgtttatcTTAACAAAGATAACGCAAAGTTTTATCTGTTTTTTCTTCATATATGCACGAGTAAGATTTTTCTGTTTTTGTTCCTCCTAGAACCTTATTTAACATATAATTTCTGTAGTCAACCATTTTGTTGAAATATTATCTGCATTGGATGTGGTGTTGAAAGCAGTTTGAGATGCACTCATAATTAAACCATTTAATTTACAGGAGAAATATAAATTTGTTATTATGAAGGAATtaaatgtttatgagtgggattgggtagttatagataatagctgcctcgtattggccaatagaccttctgcaattacctttgtttatatgttcttaaatctaaacttatccaatttatacccattgtttcgcgttctgtcttgtgttgatacttttaataccttattaatatcccctctgttatgtcctttcatccatttgtaaacctctatcctgtcacccttaactcttctcctttccagtgaatgcaatttaagctttgttaatctttcttcttatgaaagatttctaatattgGGAATTAACTATGCCATCctctgttgtttttaatatatataaatgatttagattcaggtttgagtagcaacatttgcaaatttgcagatgatacaaaaatccttAGAGAAATTAACCTGGAAGAAGACTCacaatcacttcaagttgatctaaatagggttttgaaatggtcaaaagattggcagatgcagtttaatgctgataaatgtaaagttccgatgcttggtaatgatgatagagttacaagatacgagctagatggtgttgagattgcgaagtcggattgcgaaagagatctaggagttatgattagtaagaatttaaaactaaaggatcaatgcatgaatgatcgtaataaggcaaaGAGGAAattcggatttattaatcgaagcgttagtaacaagacacctggtgtggttcttaagctatatcttgctctggttaggctccatttagattatgcagttcagttttggtcgccgtaatatagaacggatataaattcacttgaacgtgtccagcgtaggatgactaagttaattccccaaattagaaatctttcatatgaagaatgattaacaaagcttaagttgcattcactggaaaggcgaagagttaggggtgacatgatagaggtttacaagaggatgaatggacgtaacaaagggaatatcaatagggaattaaaagtatcagcacaacaCAGAACGtgaaacaatgtgtataaataggataagtttagatttaggaaagacttgggtaaatactggttcagtaacagggttgttgatttgttgaaccaattaccgcggaacgtggtggaggtggggtccctcgattgtttcaagcataggttggacatgtatatgagtgggattggggtggatataaatagtagctgcctcgtatgggcctataggccttctgcagttgccttatattttataatatatatatacatatatatatatatgttgtacctattagccaaaacacagttcttcgcctaccatgcaaggcccaatttgcccaataagctaagtttttcagaatttcaatatttttcaattttttttcttatgaaatgacaaagctattcatttcaatatgtatgagtttttttttaaatttgagttaaaactaacgtaaatatatgacggaacctaaccatccctacctatcttaacctaacctaaactaacataactaaatcaataatttatgttcttaaaaactggtatcacattagcaactttccataactctggcactctgcctgactctattgatttactcaatatggtagacagtgggtcgcaggGACAgtggtccctgttaatatgggagaacactgtgtctatgaacttaaggcacaactctcctaaacacgagagtgaagtatacaactttagaacactttcccaccaggagactcgaaccctcgccagcacagaagccttccagcaactggcataacagggacccatatctcccatattaacagggacttgatgaaataaacgtataaatgacccctcacttgctctagtgctcttgggaggtggtgatctttggaatatataaatacttcgaaattaccatctcttttaagggtctgagcaggtggtggagcgggttaaggcgtacctgttatgccagttgctggaaggcttctgtgctggcgagggttcgagtctcctggtgggaaagtgttctaaagttgtatatatatatatatatatatatatatatatatatatatatatatatatatatatatatatatatatatatatatatatatatatatatatatatatatatatatatatatatatatatatatatatatatatatatatatatatatatatatgtcgtacctagtagccagaacgcacttttcagcctactacgcatggcctgatttgcctaataagccaagttttcctgaattaatatattttctctaatttttttcttatgaaatgataaagctacccatttcattatgtatgaggtcaattttttttattggagttaaaattaacgtagatatatgaccgaacctaaccaaccctacctaacctaacctaacctatctttataggttaggttaggttaggtagcccaaaaaggtaggttaggttaggttaggtaggttaggttgacgaaaaacaattaattcatgaaaacttggcttattaggcaaatcgggccttgcatagtaggctgagaagtgagttctggctactaggtacgacatatacatatatatatatgtatatatacatatatatatatgtatatatacatatatatatatgtatatatatatatatatatatatatatatatatatatatatatttatatatatatatatatatatatatatatatatatatatatatatatatgtatatatatatatatatatatatatatatatatatatttatatatttatttatatatttatttatatatatatttatatatttatttatatatatatttttttttttaagggaagggagtaccacctctggctggaagaagggggaaccatagcctcggaggaaaccacacataacgcattgtgggaatgtaggtcccctccaatacagtttctgtgtgcttttctcctaccacccccttccttttttgctttattgtgtatttaaaggttacaaaaccatacaagacaaatgcctaaaggttatggatctcttgaagctcctccgcttccggacaggaaccgaggacgcagcaagcatttcccctctggatcgcaagTGTCATGACTGTAagtgtcatggtgatgatgctgggactgTAGTTCTCCTTGCTGTAacaatctttactacacacagccttcatcactgtaaccatctttactactcaCAGCCTTcagcactgtaaccatctttactacacacaaccttcaccactgtaaccatctttgctacacacaaccttcaccactgtaaccatctatactacaCACAACcggcatcactgtaaccatcttaattgTACAGTTTTCATTACTATAACCTTTATTAGGTACAAACAttctcacagtaaccatctttatTACATACCAACGTAACCGTACACACTTAATTTTCAGCTTAAAAAATCAAGGAATAAGGAAACAACAGTTAAATAACTcagataaaatattttatttaatccTAGTAATAACATCAAtgatttttaatataaaaatgtcttttcaataatttattttttttcatttttagttCCTTTTCCTGTTTACGTTCTTTATTATTTTTCTGCTTATGATTTTTGTCTTTTTCTTGTCCATGCTGCTTATCTTTTTCTTGTCCATGCTGCTTATCTTTTTCTTGTCCATGCTGCTTATCTTTTTCTTGTCCATGCTGCTTATCTTTTTCTTGTCCATGCTGCTTATCTTTTTCTTGTCCATACTGCTTATCTTTTTCTTGTCCGTGCTGCTTATCTTTTTCTTGTCCATGCTGCTTATCTTTTTCTTGTCCATGCTGCTTATCTTTTTCTTGTCCATGCTGCTTATCTTTTTCTTGTCCATGCTGCTTATCTTTTTCTTGTCCATGCTGCTTATCTTTTTCTTGTCCATGCTGCTTATCTTTTTCTTGTCCATGCTGCTTATCTTTTTCTTGTCCATGCTGCTTATCTTTTTCTTGTCCATGCTGCTTATCTTTTTCTTGCCCATGCTGCTTATCTTTTTCTTGTCCCTGCTTCACTTCTGCCTGCCGTTGTTCTTCGTGGTTCTGCCGGTGTTCTTTCTTCCGTGGGTTCTTCTCCACCTTCTGAAGCTTGGTCTTCATGCGTGCGAGCTTCTCTGCGAGAGCACTGGGCACTGAGCccaccactccctgcctggcTCGCTTGATTCGTGGGTCATGTGACCCCGGGGGAACAACCTCTGCATACCTGCGTTTCACACCTGACCCTGCCTCATATCCTCCATCATGACCTATGAGCCAAGGCGGGACCCCTTCTCCATAACCTTCAGGCAAGTCTGGGTTCCTGCCAGACTCATCCATCCTTGACTGAGGTCTAAGTAAAGAGTCCTGAAGGACTCAGTGAGGCTCAGGTAAATATCCCAGATGGTGAATATTTAGTCAAGGTGATAGTGTTTCTAGCGTAAGgctaggtaattatcaggagaaaccaCTAAATCTTTACGTCTATACAGATATTTCGACCTTATACTTACAAAGGATAAGGGTGATAAGTAACTAGGACAGaatggaggaaaggaatggtttaCAGAGATTGGGAGTTCAAGACGACCTGTAGGAAGCGAGACTGTCTctataccgtccagtccaagcagTTGGGCACTTTTTTAGGGTAGAAAGagtagagtgagggggggggggaataagagTAGTGTATGAGTGAGGGAAGGTGCTATAGTCTCAGAGTAACCCAACCCTCAtgtttgtcatggtgacgatgattGAAGTACTCATGACGAAGCTGTGAGTGAAATACTGATGATAAATATGCAAAGAAGTAGGCAAGAAAAAGATTTATTGTGAGAAGTCGTGATGATGATGATCACTGAGCAGTGAAGATCTTGGCACTGCTGGCAatggtgtagtgaagagttagatgttgggagtgtaatagtcatggtgacgatgttgggagtgtaatagtcatggtgatgatgttgggagtgtaatagtcatggtgatgatgttgggagtgtaatagtcatggtgatgatgttgggagtgtaatagtcatggtgacgatgttgggagtgtaatagtcatggtgatgatgttgggagtgtaatagtcatggtggtgatgttgggagtgtaatagtcatggtgatgatgttgggagtgtaatagtcatggtgatgatgttgggagtgtaatagtcatggtgacgacgttgggagtgtaatagtcatggtgatgttgggagtataatagtcatggtgacgatgttgggagtgtaatagtcatggtgatgatgttgggagtgtaatagttttggtgatgatgttgggagtgtaatagtcattgtgatgctgtgttacggacccgagcccagcgtcgtagcacggagctgtgatgaccacaccatctgtgggtcagctcccgaaaccccctccaaatggacgacgccatctagtgaggacgagatataccggccacaggggctggattcccgtcttaatcagctcgtaacatagccgctgctgacctctggtgaggtgacgcttagacagcaacgccatctatggagtggataggtgggcgtttgtgtctaagcctgtaagtgaggtgccctagtactgatgacgtgtctgattacagagtcgacctgggactgctggattggacgatgggcagtctacccaaggcagccattgtatctccacgtgtttgctgcagaagctgtgagtcaccacccggatgaacactgatgtgttagcctgcctgtgacgtggcagaaccaggaattgtcgtacccggggctgactggtggagaagactagccactggggtgttgagagaggagagtgttcagtggaatcacacgaggctcctgcctagtgctcgcaaccctagtatcggtcgtggagtcgcctacgcagcggagctgattggaacctgccagctacaggctggatttgtggttgaaggcctccacgacggtgcacccagtgggactgtgatttggctggcctgtggccagggtagactcgcctaaggaatcgaaggattcatcgtgaggccacaagaagagaaccagggctaagcatcgttgagcaccgtggagcatcctgtgtcttcaggggAAGGCCATtctgtacattatagtgtttatacccctcgtgtgacagtttatatatttatttattggtggtggtaatatatatatttaaattagtgcatttttatcccttcccctttaatttacttgcgttacggaacacacccctcgaaagccactactaactttggGCCGGATACCcacactctaataacatcagagaagaaccccgttgcaacccaatagggccgtaacataattggcatccccagcgggattcgaccccttgtcaagtatgtttgacaggggttgtgaagtggcgcaatccctgtaaataattccccctgcatgtgactattaggacgttatacgtcctgtgcggtgctcagagtgattcagtgcaatattgtagagtgcggtgctcgctgtgattaagtgcaatattgtgtagtgcggtgcccggtgtaattatgtgcaatattggcaagtgaggcgctaggtgcgataaagtgcaatattgacgtagaacagtgctcggtgtgttaagtgctaaagtgaaagcggtgtgttaagtgctagtgttccatctaagtgacaatggcagaaaaagcgaccatcgacgatctggacgacgttcaggcctttctgaacaaggaggactgtcttgccaaattgaaatatctggggaaacaggaacttgtattagtgagtgcctatctggagatcaagatacgtgccagtgattcccgtgtggagatcttgcccaagattcaccggcatttgaaggccgagaagaaacaggaaagcgaggcacataGTATACAGGAAagtgaggagatagcttccactgaaaaggaaggtaagggcagtgatgtcgaaagtgatgagagtgaactgaatataagtttacttacagtcaaattacgtgccttagaaataaattgtgagatagaatggaagaaattagaacgagaatgaaaagataaagaaatggagatgaggcgtttagaattagaagaaaggaaagaagagcgagaaagagaagagaaacgagagagagaagaacgagaaagagaagagaaacaagaaagagaagagcgagaaagagaagagaaacaagaaagagaagagcgagaaagagaagagaaacgagagagagaagaacgagaaagaga
Coding sequences:
- the LOC138354791 gene encoding nipped-B-like protein B — encoded protein: MDESGRNPDLPEGYGEGVPPWLIGHDGGYEAGSGVKRRYAEVVPPGSHDPRIKRARQGVVGSVPSALAEKLARMKTKLQKVEKNPRKKEHRQNHEEQRQAEVKQGQEKDKQHGQEKDKQHGQEKDKQHGQEKDKQHGQEKDKQHGQEKDKQHGQEKDKQHGQEKDKQHGQEKDKQHGQEKDKQHGQEKDKQHGQEKDKQYGQEKDKQHGQEKDKQHGQEKDKQHGQEKDKQHGQEKDKQHGQEKDKNHKQKNNKERKQEKELKMKKNKLLKRHFYIKNH